One genomic segment of Rivularia sp. PCC 7116 includes these proteins:
- a CDS encoding histidine phosphatase family protein — translation MSQIIWMARHANRLDFVNPDWFLTAERRYDPPLSDDGMVQAQQLANRLKTEEIHHIFASPFLRTVQTAAAVASVLDLPIKLETGLSEWLNPDWMTQEPERHSIQELKALYPYIDVGYTPRIAVNYPETRQKMRQRSAQTARCLAREYSPENILLVAHGASVLGAAMGFVGDLAIQEVKASLCSLVKIVRQEPKWLLELAGDTSHLTEVEEVVRFN, via the coding sequence ATGTCCCAAATCATCTGGATGGCTAGACATGCCAATCGTCTTGACTTTGTAAATCCTGACTGGTTTTTAACAGCCGAAAGACGTTACGATCCACCGCTATCAGATGATGGTATGGTACAGGCACAGCAATTAGCTAACCGTCTGAAAACAGAAGAAATTCACCATATTTTTGCTTCCCCATTTTTACGTACTGTACAAACAGCAGCAGCAGTTGCATCGGTTCTCGATTTACCGATAAAGTTAGAAACCGGACTAAGTGAATGGTTAAATCCCGATTGGATGACTCAAGAGCCAGAAAGACATTCAATTCAAGAATTAAAGGCACTATATCCTTATATTGATGTTGGCTACACTCCGCGAATAGCAGTCAATTATCCCGAAACTCGTCAAAAAATGCGTCAGCGCTCGGCACAAACTGCTAGATGCTTGGCAAGAGAATATTCTCCAGAAAATATTTTATTAGTTGCTCACGGTGCATCGGTATTAGGAGCCGCGATGGGGTTTGTAGGTGATTTAGCTATTCAAGAAGTTAAAGCTTCCTTATGTAGCTTAGTAAAAATTGTCCGTCAAGAACCAAAATGGTTATTAGAACTTGCAGGAGATACTTCTCATTTGACAGAAGTTGAAGAAGTGGTGAGGTTTAATTAA
- a CDS encoding penicillin acylase family protein — MDNLKKGRLGAVFKSIGILFVVLAFTLMGLTAYTLRKSFPQESGIITIPGLENQVKVIRDEWGIPQIYANSSHDLFLAQGYVHAQDRFWQMDFWRHIGAGRLSEMFGESQLDKDKFLRTMGWKKLAEQEFEILDVSTKANLQAYAEGVNAYLGNHQGSALSLEYAVLKLLNREYLPEPWQPIHSILWGKVMAYDLSTNLGDEIERTILLKSFPKQRVDELFPLYPDDFPVILPKFKLAKKADRKTEDISLNLNLSTLKDITPSLKSIASNISEMEEILGTTGKNVGSNSWTISGKRTSTGKPIIADDPHLAVQMPSIWYETGLHCNSINNNCPYNVTGFTFAGVPGVIVGHNNRIAWGVTNVMSDTMDLYVEKINPENPNQYELDGKWVDMQLVESEIQVASQESVNQIVRYTQHGPILSDVLPKLQEFDRSSLVETPKNYAVSLRWTTLEPSQLISAIQEINRAQNWQEFRTAASKFDIAAQNLVYADVDGNIGYQMPGRTPIREKGDGRYPVPGWNNEYEWQGYIDFEELPHSLNPEKGYIVTANNAVVDDNYPYVITKDWVHGYRAKRIEEMIKGANQPLTLTDIELIQGDTLDLNARYLVPIFESINFNDSRIENARQLLLNWDFQLNIESPASAIFQTFWKKLLTLTFHDELPEDYHPDGSDRWYAVIRNLVTQPDNLWWDNRNTPKVENRDEIFKLALTKAVDQLETTFTKNPEKWTWGKLHKINFRNPTLGKSGVAAIEKLFNRGTYPTSGNGETVNANRWKANQSSFEVTHIPSMRMIVDLAKFGSSQTIHSTGQSGHAFNRHYTDMIEPWRNIQYHSMLWGDEKINENAESTLLLLPE; from the coding sequence ATGGATAATTTAAAGAAAGGCAGGCTGGGAGCGGTATTCAAGAGCATTGGAATATTATTTGTGGTATTAGCTTTCACCTTAATGGGGTTGACGGCTTATACCTTGAGAAAATCTTTTCCTCAAGAAAGTGGCATTATTACGATTCCGGGGCTGGAGAATCAAGTAAAAGTTATCCGAGATGAATGGGGAATTCCCCAAATTTATGCTAATTCATCCCACGATCTGTTTTTAGCACAAGGTTACGTCCACGCTCAAGATCGCTTTTGGCAAATGGATTTTTGGCGGCATATCGGTGCTGGAAGATTATCGGAAATGTTTGGCGAGTCGCAGTTAGATAAAGATAAGTTTCTGCGAACTATGGGATGGAAAAAGTTAGCAGAACAAGAATTTGAAATCTTAGATGTTTCTACAAAGGCAAATTTACAAGCTTACGCAGAAGGTGTTAATGCTTATTTAGGGAATCATCAAGGTAGTGCTTTAAGTTTGGAATATGCCGTATTAAAACTTCTGAATCGCGAGTATCTTCCGGAACCTTGGCAGCCAATACACTCCATTTTGTGGGGTAAAGTCATGGCTTACGATTTGAGTACAAATCTTGGTGATGAAATTGAACGGACTATTCTTTTAAAATCTTTTCCCAAACAACGAGTAGACGAACTGTTCCCACTTTATCCAGATGATTTCCCGGTTATTTTACCTAAATTTAAGTTAGCTAAAAAAGCAGACAGAAAAACAGAAGATATAAGTTTAAATTTAAATTTATCTACTTTAAAAGATATTACCCCTTCATTAAAATCTATTGCTAGTAACATCAGCGAGATGGAGGAAATTCTCGGTACAACGGGAAAAAATGTCGGTTCTAACAGTTGGACTATTTCCGGTAAACGTACAAGTACGGGCAAACCGATTATAGCTGACGACCCACATTTAGCCGTACAAATGCCTTCAATTTGGTATGAAACAGGTTTGCACTGCAACTCAATCAACAACAATTGTCCCTATAACGTTACCGGTTTCACCTTTGCGGGAGTACCGGGGGTAATTGTCGGTCATAATAACCGTATTGCCTGGGGTGTAACTAACGTAATGTCCGACACGATGGACTTGTACGTCGAAAAAATTAATCCCGAAAACCCCAATCAATACGAACTCGATGGTAAATGGGTTGATATGCAGCTTGTGGAATCAGAAATTCAAGTTGCTTCCCAAGAATCGGTAAATCAAATTGTCCGCTATACTCAACATGGTCCGATTCTTTCTGATGTTCTGCCTAAATTACAAGAATTTGATCGAAGCTCATTAGTCGAAACTCCAAAAAATTACGCTGTCTCCCTACGCTGGACTACTTTAGAGCCTTCACAATTAATTAGTGCCATTCAAGAAATAAATCGCGCTCAAAATTGGCAGGAATTTCGCACTGCTGCCAGCAAATTTGATATTGCAGCCCAGAATTTAGTATATGCGGACGTTGATGGAAATATTGGCTACCAAATGCCCGGAAGAACTCCCATCCGCGAAAAAGGAGATGGGCGCTATCCGGTGCCGGGATGGAATAATGAATATGAGTGGCAAGGCTATATTGATTTTGAAGAATTACCCCACAGCTTGAATCCAGAGAAGGGATATATTGTTACAGCTAATAATGCCGTAGTTGACGATAATTATCCCTACGTAATTACTAAGGATTGGGTTCACGGTTATCGTGCAAAACGCATTGAAGAAATGATTAAGGGCGCAAATCAACCATTAACTTTGACTGATATAGAGTTAATACAAGGTGATACCCTCGATCTAAATGCAAGATATTTGGTACCAATATTCGAGTCAATTAATTTTAATGATTCCCGGATTGAAAATGCCCGTCAACTATTATTAAATTGGGATTTTCAACTCAATATTGAATCACCTGCATCGGCTATTTTCCAAACATTCTGGAAAAAATTATTAACCCTAACATTCCACGACGAACTACCTGAAGATTATCATCCTGATGGTAGCGATAGATGGTACGCCGTCATCAGAAATTTAGTTACACAACCCGATAATTTATGGTGGGATAATCGTAATACTCCAAAAGTTGAAAATCGGGATGAAATCTTCAAGCTTGCTTTAACAAAAGCAGTCGATCAACTTGAAACTACTTTTACTAAAAATCCCGAAAAGTGGACTTGGGGAAAGCTGCATAAAATCAACTTTCGCAACCCAACTTTAGGTAAATCTGGTGTCGCTGCGATTGAAAAACTCTTCAACCGAGGTACATACCCAACATCTGGTAATGGAGAAACCGTTAATGCCAATCGCTGGAAAGCCAATCAATCATCCTTTGAAGTAACGCATATTCCTTCAATGCGGATGATTGTTGATTTAGCCAAATTCGGTAGCTCCCAAACAATTCACAGCACCGGGCAATCGGGACACGCATTTAATCGTCATTACACCGATATGATTGAGCCGTGGCGGAATATTCAATATCATTCCATGCTTTGGGGAGATGAGAAAATTAATGAGAACGCTGAGTCAACTCTTTTATTGTTACCTGAATAA
- a CDS encoding iron uptake porin, which produces MKKVFGVLPFTSFIVSVILFNLSPVFAQVNSVDDSTDFQISFDLSDEKDVFRSINKQQAHPTKDVDNLNQKYSQRQIYLNKVTDVNQLQDISPEHWAYGALLSLIEKYDCVSVSGNEFNGDRSVTRYEFAFAFNTCLTTIEALINDSSNLQSLEDLTVLDRLQREFVAELREVRNRVDNLESQVSSIEKNQFSTTATLNGTVDFYLISAFGDVRAAAPGENQRESLDSNLSFSSRAVLDFDTSFTGKDLLRTSIQAGNVSSFDRSAVGTDMISLIGATNTDNQFDLASLYYESPIGNDRGTIVVAPIAGFPTRIFPSLNPVSSISTFGSENPIYAFAFGTGGVVYYKFTDELAGGISYFTTSGSDADEGLFGEQFSSLSQLTYTPSDKIAVAVTYGRYYAPQPDSSINVTGGKGSRFAQLPFGDSATSTNGFGLQFTYKLSKKFTLGGWGSYLSANAEASPNVNSVNASQGADADIWSWAVTAALKDLGKPGSQLNFVFGMPPKVTNNDILEREDKDTSLHFELSYNYPVNDSISITPGVVMITNPEHNADNDTIWVGLMKTTFKF; this is translated from the coding sequence ATGAAAAAAGTCTTCGGTGTGTTACCGTTTACATCTTTTATTGTAAGTGTTATTTTATTCAATTTATCCCCTGTTTTTGCTCAAGTAAATTCGGTTGATGATTCAACAGATTTTCAAATCAGTTTCGATTTATCTGACGAGAAAGATGTTTTTCGCAGCATTAATAAACAGCAAGCTCATCCCACTAAGGATGTAGATAATCTTAATCAAAAATATAGCCAAAGGCAGATTTATTTAAATAAAGTTACTGATGTCAATCAATTACAAGATATTAGTCCCGAGCATTGGGCTTATGGAGCATTACTGAGCTTAATCGAAAAGTACGACTGTGTAAGTGTTTCGGGAAACGAGTTTAATGGCGATCGCTCCGTAACTCGTTATGAGTTTGCATTTGCTTTTAATACTTGTCTTACGACTATCGAAGCTTTGATTAATGATTCAAGTAATTTACAGAGTTTAGAAGATTTAACGGTTTTAGATAGGCTGCAAAGAGAGTTTGTTGCTGAATTACGAGAGGTAAGGAATAGAGTTGATAATTTAGAATCACAAGTTAGCTCTATTGAAAAAAATCAATTTAGCACTACTGCAACTTTAAATGGAACGGTAGATTTTTATCTAATTAGTGCTTTTGGTGATGTAAGAGCAGCAGCACCGGGAGAAAATCAAAGAGAAAGTTTGGATAGCAATTTAAGTTTTTCATCGCGGGCAGTGCTTGATTTTGATACTAGTTTTACTGGTAAAGATTTATTGCGAACTAGTATACAAGCAGGAAACGTCAGCAGCTTTGATAGAAGTGCTGTTGGTACGGATATGATTAGCTTAATTGGAGCTACAAATACTGATAATCAATTTGATTTAGCCTCACTTTATTACGAATCTCCTATTGGTAACGATCGCGGTACAATTGTTGTTGCGCCAATTGCAGGCTTTCCTACTCGTATTTTCCCTTCACTCAATCCCGTTTCTTCAATTTCTACTTTCGGTAGCGAGAATCCTATTTACGCTTTTGCCTTTGGTACGGGTGGGGTAGTTTACTACAAATTTACCGATGAGCTTGCTGGTGGTATAAGTTACTTCACTACTTCCGGCTCGGATGCAGATGAAGGATTATTTGGCGAGCAATTCAGTTCGCTGTCTCAGTTAACTTATACGCCTTCAGATAAAATAGCTGTTGCCGTAACTTACGGGCGTTATTACGCACCGCAGCCGGATTCGAGCATTAATGTAACTGGAGGAAAGGGAAGTCGATTTGCTCAATTACCTTTTGGAGATTCAGCGACTTCTACTAATGGTTTTGGTTTGCAGTTTACTTATAAGTTAAGCAAAAAATTTACTTTAGGAGGTTGGGGAAGCTATTTAAGTGCGAATGCAGAAGCTTCACCAAATGTTAATAGCGTAAATGCTTCTCAAGGTGCAGATGCTGATATTTGGAGTTGGGCTGTAACGGCAGCTTTAAAGGATTTAGGTAAACCGGGAAGTCAATTAAATTTTGTTTTTGGGATGCCTCCAAAAGTAACAAATAATGATATTTTAGAACGCGAAGATAAGGATACTTCTTTACATTTTGAATTATCTTATAACTATCCTGTTAATGACAGTATTTCTATCACTCCCGGAGTTGTCATGATTACCAATCCCGAACATAATGCAGACAACGATACTATTTGGGTTGGGTTAATGAAAACTACTTTTAAATTTTAG
- a CDS encoding metallophosphoesterase: protein MHWRRFSLFVILGFALTIFCFACANLDRQSTQIPTTQQTNKPEISSLPPQTQEIVKSAGDLFYPPRGDVRLVAISDLNSAYGSTDYDPEVDKGINLLPFWEPDMVVCSGDMVAGQKTSLTEAQIKAMWAAFDEHVAAPLRQANIPFGFTIGNHDASGAKGEEGEFKFQEERDLASEYWKNPQHNPGVEFIDKSQFPFFYTFKHKDIFFMAWDGSTHRIPPDKLAWVEKALASPEAQQAKMRILLSHLPLYAVAEGRNKFGAVMADADELREMLEKYNVHTYISGHQHAYYPGHRGKLQLLHMGLMGSGPRPLIGTEARSAKAITVVDINFNSPELTTYTTYDMKTLELIEYKQLPRFLTGHNGIVLRRDVEYKDLKAEEKAACIEKIGEKLCSE, encoded by the coding sequence ATGCATTGGCGGCGATTTTCTTTATTTGTAATTTTAGGGTTCGCCCTAACTATCTTCTGCTTTGCTTGTGCAAACCTAGATCGGCAATCGACTCAAATACCAACTACACAACAAACAAATAAGCCAGAGATATCAAGTTTACCTCCGCAGACACAAGAAATTGTTAAAAGTGCTGGTGATTTATTTTATCCGCCTCGTGGAGACGTGCGTTTAGTCGCTATCAGCGATTTGAATTCAGCTTATGGTTCCACCGACTACGACCCAGAGGTAGATAAAGGAATAAATTTATTGCCTTTTTGGGAACCAGATATGGTAGTTTGTAGCGGTGATATGGTAGCCGGACAAAAAACGTCGCTGACAGAAGCGCAAATTAAAGCAATGTGGGCAGCTTTTGACGAACATGTAGCAGCACCTTTACGTCAAGCAAACATACCTTTCGGCTTCACCATCGGCAATCATGACGCTTCTGGTGCTAAAGGAGAAGAAGGAGAGTTTAAATTTCAAGAAGAAAGAGATTTAGCTTCCGAATACTGGAAAAATCCCCAACATAACCCCGGAGTTGAATTCATCGACAAAAGCCAATTCCCATTTTTCTACACCTTCAAACATAAAGATATCTTCTTCATGGCTTGGGATGGTTCAACCCATAGAATTCCCCCCGATAAACTAGCTTGGGTAGAAAAAGCATTAGCTTCTCCCGAAGCGCAACAAGCCAAAATGCGGATTCTATTAAGTCATTTACCTTTATATGCAGTTGCAGAAGGGCGTAACAAATTTGGCGCTGTAATGGCAGATGCTGATGAATTGCGAGAAATGCTAGAAAAATACAACGTTCATACCTATATCAGCGGTCATCAACACGCATATTATCCCGGTCATCGCGGTAAATTACAGCTACTTCATATGGGGCTTATGGGTTCGGGACCACGTCCATTAATTGGAACAGAAGCCCGTTCAGCAAAAGCAATTACGGTGGTTGATATTAACTTTAATTCTCCAGAATTAACCACCTATACCACCTATGACATGAAAACCTTAGAACTCATTGAATATAAACAACTACCTAGGTTTTTAACAGGTCATAACGGCATAGTTTTACGCCGAGATGTCGAATACAAAGACTTGAAAGCAGAAGAAAAAGCAGCTTGTATAGAGAAAATAGGTGAAAAACTTTGCTCTGAATAA
- a CDS encoding Mo-dependent nitrogenase C-terminal domain-containing protein: MLNLIRRTPQTTFTSIKPQMPWFDGLYPIRQWLNNLEINNVALAHFICRMIPTQCPFERDICFFGRTILHIPPLCKLNPLYEEIIGLRFRALCYLADDCGEDVGCYC, translated from the coding sequence ATGTTAAATCTAATCAGACGTACTCCTCAAACCACTTTTACTTCAATTAAGCCTCAAATGCCTTGGTTCGATGGGTTATATCCTATACGTCAGTGGCTGAATAATCTAGAGATTAATAACGTTGCGCTAGCTCATTTTATTTGCCGGATGATTCCTACGCAGTGCCCTTTTGAGCGAGATATTTGTTTCTTTGGACGCACTATTTTACATATTCCACCCTTATGCAAACTTAATCCCCTGTATGAGGAAATAATTGGTTTGCGGTTTAGAGCGCTTTGCTATTTAGCTGATGATTGTGGCGAAGATGTAGGCTGTTATTGCTGA
- a CDS encoding macro domain-containing protein, with the protein MTSINLPINNKLRNRLSIIKGDLITQSVDAIVNPTNNVLIAAGLCSNIHRAAGENLRRAVSSVKWLDVSKAIITPGFRLLSSHVIHTCAPIWQKERSQESGEELRVCYRNCLEIAAENQIQTLAFPCIGTRLRGFPKDWAARIALKEIISYLAEHPLPMQVKIVCYQSEDYEEYQDQLKHPQITQLMQNSFSATQDKISYLPSNQTVNPKYQKIAQELLTQITDSPKLAVIGSTSFWGDSSKAICKAAGRYLAKIDDLVMLTGGVSGIPEAVSRSFSTNKVFHLQPQGYQPWDYGHNLYGGVDYRERREILARIANVYLLIEGGPGSEHEARRALQMGAVVIPVGRSGGFAEELYTEIDCPDCIPVELWEKLGRREENPEEVGIAIAQIVLKVFEFLDGKQGLAKSAILNRRIPSTVLIVDDSITVRELLSMYFSKAGYYVETARDGKEALDKLQQGIECDVIWCDIEMPRMTGFELRERLKQDSRLKNIPFAIVTSRGVDRKRNEFRKNLDIQGYFTKPYNEEKVLECTEILLNR; encoded by the coding sequence ATGACTTCAATCAATCTACCGATAAATAATAAATTAAGAAATCGCTTATCCATTATCAAAGGGGATTTAATTACTCAATCTGTGGATGCGATAGTTAATCCTACCAATAACGTTCTTATTGCTGCGGGATTGTGTAGTAATATTCACCGTGCGGCAGGTGAAAATCTCAGAAGGGCTGTTAGTAGTGTTAAATGGTTGGATGTGAGTAAAGCTATTATTACTCCTGGATTTCGTCTGCTATCATCTCATGTAATTCATACCTGTGCCCCTATTTGGCAAAAAGAACGCAGCCAAGAGTCGGGGGAGGAATTACGGGTGTGTTACCGTAACTGCTTGGAAATAGCAGCAGAAAATCAAATTCAGACTTTAGCATTTCCCTGTATTGGAACGAGATTGCGGGGATTTCCTAAAGATTGGGCTGCAAGAATTGCTCTTAAGGAAATTATTTCATATTTGGCAGAGCATCCGTTACCGATGCAGGTAAAAATAGTTTGTTATCAATCGGAAGATTACGAAGAATATCAAGATCAATTGAAACACCCTCAAATAACTCAATTGATGCAAAATTCATTTTCAGCTACTCAGGATAAAATAAGTTATTTACCATCGAACCAAACAGTAAATCCCAAATACCAAAAGATTGCTCAAGAATTATTGACTCAGATAACCGATTCTCCAAAACTAGCTGTAATAGGTAGTACATCATTTTGGGGAGACAGCAGCAAAGCTATTTGCAAGGCTGCGGGACGATATTTAGCAAAAATTGATGATTTAGTAATGCTGACTGGGGGAGTTTCAGGCATACCAGAAGCAGTTTCCCGGAGCTTTTCAACTAATAAAGTATTTCACCTTCAACCCCAGGGTTATCAGCCTTGGGATTATGGTCACAACCTTTATGGTGGTGTCGATTACAGAGAACGCCGAGAAATTTTAGCACGAATAGCTAACGTATATTTACTTATAGAAGGAGGTCCTGGTTCCGAACACGAAGCGCGACGTGCTTTGCAGATGGGTGCAGTTGTGATTCCTGTGGGGAGAAGTGGTGGTTTTGCTGAAGAACTTTATACAGAAATAGACTGTCCCGATTGTATACCAGTGGAGCTATGGGAAAAATTGGGACGACGAGAAGAAAATCCAGAAGAAGTCGGAATTGCGATCGCGCAAATTGTTTTGAAAGTTTTTGAATTTTTGGATGGAAAACAAGGTTTAGCAAAGTCGGCGATATTAAATAGGAGAATACCATCAACCGTTTTAATTGTTGATGATTCAATAACCGTTCGAGAATTATTATCGATGTATTTTAGCAAAGCTGGTTATTACGTCGAAACAGCCAGAGATGGAAAAGAAGCATTAGATAAATTACAACAAGGAATTGAATGTGATGTGATTTGGTGCGATATAGAAATGCCAAGAATGACTGGTTTTGAACTGCGTGAACGATTGAAACAAGATTCTCGGTTGAAAAATATTCCTTTTGCGATCGTGACTTCTAGGGGTGTTGATAGAAAAAGAAATGAATTTAGAAAGAATTTAGATATTCAAGGATATTTTACAAAACCTTATAATGAAGAAAAGGTTTTAGAATGTACGGAAATTTTATTAAATCGGTAA
- a CDS encoding TetR/AcrR family transcriptional regulator, whose product MQKLDPQKREAILNAAKQRLRKYGIQKTKMQEIAKDAGIAVGTLYLYFKNKNDILIASIEAQAQQHIAYTQKILNSSKSPQEKLKAYIICRFRESQETRNGGSYAAELARAVIKLKPDLLKQQEISTRQNVSKILVEGIVNNIFKIDNLERDTEVFLHSIGYFFPVATTEKYFEPEEEKLIMVIDWFIEKWLD is encoded by the coding sequence ATGCAAAAACTCGATCCGCAAAAGAGAGAAGCAATCTTGAATGCAGCTAAACAGCGTCTCCGTAAATACGGAATTCAGAAAACAAAAATGCAAGAAATTGCTAAAGATGCAGGTATTGCTGTGGGGACGCTGTATTTATATTTTAAGAATAAGAATGATATTTTAATTGCAAGCATTGAAGCTCAAGCACAACAACATATAGCATATACACAGAAAATTTTAAATTCTTCCAAGTCTCCACAAGAAAAGCTTAAAGCTTATATTATATGTCGCTTCCGTGAATCTCAGGAAACAAGAAATGGCGGTTCTTATGCAGCCGAATTAGCTCGTGCTGTAATTAAATTAAAACCAGATTTATTGAAACAGCAAGAGATTTCGACTCGACAAAATGTCTCAAAAATTTTAGTAGAAGGAATTGTCAATAATATATTCAAAATAGATAATTTAGAGCGCGATACAGAAGTATTTTTACATTCTATTGGTTACTTTTTTCCAGTGGCGACTACAGAGAAATATTTTGAACCAGAAGAAGAAAAGTTAATCATGGTGATTGATTGGTTTATTGAAAAGTGGTTGGATTAG
- a CDS encoding cytochrome P450 has product MVLQTRKSLPTKPGYLLFNSKEIQQNVLNFYNRMWKEYGDIVRLPIMPNYSAHLLAHPSYAEHVLFTHQELYAKPDMLNKPLNLMMGESILTSEGDSWLKDRRLMQPAFHMKQLANLADVMVSCTESFIKEWENKTDGEVIDIAEETLRLTLKIAGNTLFSIDISDEDSILGKAFRTGYEFVNYKINNLWTEPLWMPTLRNRRFIRAKQTLDNLVLDIINSRRQNPSERNDLLSMLMSARDEETGEGMSDRQLHNEAITLLVAGHETAASSLAWTWYLLAENPDIAENLQSELRTVLNGSNLSFEKLPQLEYTRRIFDETLRLYPPAWGMVRTPRQDDEINGYLIAKNSIVTVGAFMIHRHPEFWENPLGFNPDNFLPEKVNQRPKFAYFPFGGGKRICIGQNFALMEATIIIALVSQRFKLELLPNQNIEIDPTFTLRPKNGIKVKVWKRN; this is encoded by the coding sequence ATGGTTCTACAAACCCGTAAATCATTACCTACAAAACCCGGTTATCTGCTGTTCAATTCCAAAGAAATTCAGCAGAATGTTCTCAACTTCTACAACAGGATGTGGAAGGAGTACGGGGATATTGTACGGTTGCCAATAATGCCAAATTATTCAGCACATTTGCTCGCTCATCCAAGTTATGCAGAACATGTTTTATTTACCCATCAAGAGCTTTACGCAAAACCCGACATGCTAAATAAGCCTTTAAATTTAATGATGGGTGAAAGTATTCTTACCAGTGAAGGAGATTCCTGGCTGAAAGATCGTAGATTAATGCAGCCAGCTTTTCATATGAAGCAGCTAGCAAATTTAGCTGATGTGATGGTTAGCTGTACCGAATCTTTTATAAAAGAATGGGAAAATAAAACCGATGGTGAAGTAATTGATATTGCTGAAGAAACGCTACGCCTGACGTTGAAAATTGCCGGAAATACTTTATTTAGTATAGATATTAGCGATGAAGATAGCATTTTAGGTAAAGCTTTTCGGACTGGATATGAGTTTGTTAATTACAAGATTAATAATTTATGGACGGAACCACTGTGGATGCCAACATTACGAAATCGGCGGTTTATTAGGGCTAAACAAACTTTAGATAATTTAGTTTTAGATATTATCAATTCTCGTCGTCAGAATCCTAGTGAAAGAAACGATCTACTCTCGATGTTGATGTCCGCAAGAGACGAAGAGACGGGAGAAGGGATGAGCGATAGACAACTGCACAATGAAGCAATAACTTTATTAGTTGCAGGACATGAAACTGCTGCATCTAGTTTAGCTTGGACTTGGTATTTATTAGCAGAAAATCCAGATATTGCTGAAAATCTACAGAGTGAATTACGAACAGTTTTGAATGGTAGTAATCTCAGCTTTGAAAAATTGCCCCAACTAGAATATACCCGAAGAATATTTGACGAAACCTTACGTTTATATCCTCCAGCTTGGGGAATGGTAAGAACTCCTAGACAAGATGACGAAATAAATGGCTACCTGATTGCTAAAAATTCTATTGTCACTGTAGGAGCATTTATGATTCATCGTCATCCCGAATTTTGGGAAAATCCCCTCGGATTTAACCCAGATAATTTTTTACCGGAGAAAGTAAATCAAAGACCAAAGTTTGCTTATTTCCCCTTTGGTGGAGGAAAAAGAATTTGTATAGGTCAAAATTTTGCACTCATGGAAGCGACAATTATTATTGCTTTAGTTAGTCAGCGATTTAAGTTAGAGTTATTGCCAAATCAAAATATAGAAATCGATCCAACTTTTACATTACGTCCTAAAAATGGGATTAAAGTAAAAGTCTGGAAACGAAATTAG